The following are encoded together in the Cicer arietinum cultivar CDC Frontier isolate Library 1 chromosome 2, Cicar.CDCFrontier_v2.0, whole genome shotgun sequence genome:
- the LOC101513558 gene encoding AP-1 complex subunit sigma-2-like, whose protein sequence is MIHFVLLISRQGKVRLTKWYSPYSQKERSKVIRELSGLVISRGPKLCNFVEWRGLKVVYKRYASLYFCICNDQEDNELETLSIIHHYVETLDRYFGSVCELDLIFNFHKAYFILDEVLLAGMMQETSKRTTLRLIAAQEELVEAAKEEASSLSNIIAQATK, encoded by the exons atg attCACTTTGTGCTTCTGATTAGTAGACAAGGAAAAGTGAGGCTCACAAAATGGTATTCACCGTATTCTCAAAAGGAAAGATCCAAG GTAATTAGAGAGTTAAGTGGCCTAGTTATCTCTCGAGGCCCAAAGCTATGCAACTTTGTGGAATGGAGAGGACTCAAAGTTGTTTATAAAAG ATATGCTAGCCTTTACTTTTGCATCTGCAATGATCAAGAAGACAATGAATTGGAGACTCTCTCCATTATTCATCACTATGTTGAGACATTGGATCGCTATTTTGGCAGT GTTTGTGAGCTagatttaatctttaatttccATAAG GCATATTTCATATTGGATGAAGTTTTGCTAGCTGGAATGATGCAAGAGACTAGCAAGAGAACAACTCTAAGACTCATAGCTGCACAG GAGGAATTAGTGGAAGCTGCAAAAGAAGAGGCCAGTTCATTGAGTAATATAATTGCACAGGCCACCAAATAA